One region of Flavobacterium pisciphilum genomic DNA includes:
- a CDS encoding MFS transporter, with amino-acid sequence MTKTSFKLAVIPLMAVSAGVIVANIYYNQPILQAIALSLKVTETQIGKISMLSQLGYGLGMFFLLPLGDKVNRKNLILLLCGLLVLTLFFITLTSSLTALYILSFFVGLFSTPAQIILPMAATLGKENRGKNVGVVFSGILVGILGARVISGFITELLGWRYVFGISGIMVLAVTLMLKLYLPEVPSKFKGSYFHLIKSTLALIPKYPVLRQTALLGSFTFGVFCSFWTTLTFHLSSPPLNYHTGIIGLFGLIAIGGALVAPYFGKIADKGNVRSSLITTVSMIIGSIILLKLFPYSIPVLILSVFFLDIGVQATQITNFTRIYSLHEEAHSRLNTIYMTTYFIGAAIGTYFGLLSWKLGKWDMATWQMLLWSSIALIIVIFSNKRKA; translated from the coding sequence ATGACAAAAACAAGTTTCAAGCTAGCAGTGATTCCACTTATGGCGGTATCAGCAGGTGTAATCGTTGCCAATATATATTATAACCAACCCATACTTCAAGCAATTGCTTTATCGCTTAAAGTAACCGAAACGCAAATTGGAAAAATTTCGATGCTGTCTCAGTTAGGATATGGACTAGGAATGTTCTTTTTGCTTCCTCTTGGAGATAAAGTCAATCGAAAAAATCTTATCCTATTATTATGCGGTTTATTGGTACTCACTTTGTTTTTTATAACACTAACATCGTCATTAACGGCATTATATATTCTAAGCTTTTTTGTTGGTCTATTCTCAACACCTGCACAAATTATACTGCCTATGGCTGCAACTTTGGGTAAAGAAAATAGAGGTAAAAATGTAGGCGTAGTCTTTAGCGGAATCTTGGTTGGAATATTAGGAGCACGTGTCATTAGCGGTTTTATAACAGAACTGCTTGGATGGCGTTATGTTTTTGGGATATCTGGAATAATGGTACTTGCCGTTACACTTATGCTAAAGCTGTACTTACCAGAAGTGCCTTCAAAATTTAAAGGCAGCTATTTTCATCTTATCAAATCAACTTTGGCACTCATCCCAAAATATCCAGTTTTAAGACAAACAGCGCTTTTAGGTTCATTCACATTTGGTGTGTTTTGCTCCTTTTGGACAACACTTACTTTTCATCTTAGCAGTCCACCTTTAAATTATCATACAGGAATAATAGGACTCTTTGGTTTAATTGCTATCGGTGGTGCATTGGTTGCTCCATATTTTGGCAAAATAGCTGATAAAGGCAATGTAAGAAGCTCGTTAATCACAACTGTTTCTATGATTATAGGAAGCATTATACTCCTAAAATTATTCCCGTATTCTATTCCTGTTTTAATACTTAGTGTTTTCTTTTTAGATATTGGTGTACAAGCAACCCAAATTACTAATTTTACACGTATATATAGTTTACACGAAGAAGCACATAGTAGACTAAATACCATATACATGACAACCTATTTTATTGGTGCTGCAATTGGTACTTACTTCGGACTTTTGAGTTGGAAATTAGGAAAATGGGATATGGCAACATGGCAAATGCTTTTATGGAGTAGTATTGCATTAATAATAGTAATTTTTTCAAACAAACGTAAAGCATGA
- the nadA gene encoding quinolinate synthase NadA has product MDKSFLISEINRLKQEKNAVILAHYYQEKDIQDIADFVGDSLELSKKAATTDAATIVFAGVYFMAETAKIINPNKKVLLPDLTAGCSLADGCSPTNFKKLKELFPKHVVVTYINSSAEIKAMSDWVCTSSNAKKIIEAIPKEQEIIFAPDKNLGMYLKKETNRDLLLWDGSCIVHEAFSLDKLIEIYNTNPTAKIVAHPESERHILETAHYIGSTSGMLNFIKNDPATTFIVATEAGILHQLAKDAPQKIIIPAPSHEDNTCACSECAFMKVNTLEKLYLCLKNESPEISINEELRVEAIKPINRMLNMP; this is encoded by the coding sequence ATGGATAAATCATTTTTAATTTCTGAAATAAATCGTTTAAAACAAGAAAAAAATGCGGTTATCCTCGCTCATTATTATCAAGAAAAAGACATACAAGATATTGCCGATTTTGTAGGTGATAGTCTTGAATTATCAAAAAAGGCAGCTACTACAGATGCAGCTACAATCGTTTTTGCAGGAGTATATTTCATGGCAGAAACAGCCAAAATTATCAACCCAAATAAAAAAGTACTCTTACCAGATCTCACTGCAGGATGTTCTTTGGCAGATGGATGCTCCCCTACTAATTTTAAGAAATTAAAAGAGTTATTCCCAAAACATGTAGTAGTTACCTATATCAATTCTTCGGCAGAAATAAAAGCGATGAGTGATTGGGTATGCACTTCCTCCAATGCAAAAAAAATTATAGAAGCAATTCCAAAAGAACAAGAGATAATTTTTGCTCCTGATAAAAATTTAGGGATGTATCTAAAAAAAGAAACAAATCGCGATTTATTACTTTGGGATGGTTCATGCATTGTTCATGAGGCATTTTCACTCGATAAATTAATCGAAATATACAATACAAACCCGACCGCAAAAATTGTTGCCCATCCAGAATCAGAAAGGCATATTCTGGAAACAGCACATTATATTGGGTCAACATCCGGAATGCTCAATTTTATCAAGAATGATCCAGCTACAACTTTTATTGTAGCAACAGAAGCAGGAATCCTACACCAACTTGCGAAAGACGCACCGCAAAAAATAATTATTCCGGCTCCATCACACGAAGATAATACCTGCGCATGCAGCGAATGTGCTTTTATGAAAGTCAACACTTTAGAAAAGCTTTATTTATGTCTGAAAAATGAAAGTCCAGAAATTAGCATCAATGAAGAATTACGAGTAGAAGCTATAAAGCCTATAAACAGAATGCTCAATATGCCTTAA
- a CDS encoding ArsR/SmtB family transcription factor, whose protein sequence is MEHIEIFKALSNKSRLQMLEWLKEPEINFPRQQSCGFEHGVCVGEIQAKSGLTQSTVSEYLSILQRAGFIESTRVGQWTYYKRNEKRFAELSKIIEFNL, encoded by the coding sequence ATGGAACACATCGAAATATTTAAAGCATTATCAAACAAGTCCCGTCTACAAATGTTGGAATGGCTAAAAGAACCCGAAATTAATTTTCCGAGGCAACAATCTTGTGGCTTTGAACACGGTGTATGTGTGGGAGAAATACAAGCCAAATCAGGACTTACCCAATCGACTGTTTCAGAATATTTATCTATTCTTCAACGTGCAGGATTCATAGAATCAACTCGTGTTGGACAATGGACCTATTACAAACGCAATGAAAAAAGATTTGCAGAACTAAGTAAAATAATTGAATTCAATTTATAA
- a CDS encoding MFS transporter, protein MEKTKIETPPFSPYQKYIIVLLALLQFTVILDFMVISPLGDILMKKLDMTTANFGLTVSAYAFSAGISGLLAAGFADKFDRKKLLIFFYTGFIIGTVFCALATNYTLLLAARIVTGLFGGVIGSVSLAIVTDLFVIHQRGRVMGFIQMAFASSQILGIPLGLFFANHWGWHSSFLMIAGLGILILVTIVIIMKPVVKHLELQSDKSPFLHLWHTLSNKDYQVGFLAIAFLSIGGFMLQPFGSAFLVNNIKISQLDLPMVFFYTGLSVLFIMPIVGKLSDKISKFWLFTGGSVLSIIIILIYTNLDAVPLWQIVGLTMIMFMGIMSRMVPATTLNTGIPEMQDRGAYMSITSSMQQIAGGIAAVCAGLIVHQETKTSPLENYDILGYVISVISLCTIFFVWRVNKLVKSKEKAAAVAVKSEV, encoded by the coding sequence ATGGAAAAAACAAAAATAGAAACTCCTCCCTTTTCTCCTTATCAAAAATATATTATCGTTTTATTGGCGCTTTTACAATTTACAGTAATTCTCGATTTTATGGTTATTTCTCCACTTGGGGATATATTAATGAAAAAACTCGATATGACTACAGCCAATTTTGGATTGACTGTTTCGGCTTATGCATTTAGTGCAGGTATATCGGGACTACTTGCAGCAGGTTTTGCTGATAAATTTGACCGAAAAAAATTATTGATTTTCTTTTACACTGGATTTATTATTGGAACAGTTTTTTGTGCTCTAGCAACCAATTATACTTTATTGCTTGCTGCTAGAATTGTAACTGGTCTTTTTGGTGGTGTTATTGGTTCTGTATCATTAGCGATTGTAACCGATTTATTTGTGATTCATCAGCGTGGTCGTGTGATGGGTTTTATCCAAATGGCATTTGCATCTAGCCAAATTTTAGGAATTCCGCTGGGACTTTTTTTTGCAAATCACTGGGGTTGGCATTCGTCATTTTTAATGATTGCAGGTTTAGGAATTCTTATACTTGTTACAATTGTAATCATAATGAAACCCGTAGTAAAACACCTTGAATTACAGTCGGATAAAAGCCCATTTCTGCATTTATGGCATACTTTAAGTAATAAGGATTATCAAGTTGGTTTTCTGGCTATTGCGTTTTTGTCAATAGGTGGATTTATGTTGCAGCCTTTTGGTAGTGCTTTCCTAGTAAATAACATCAAAATAAGTCAATTAGACTTACCAATGGTTTTCTTTTACACTGGACTTTCAGTACTTTTTATAATGCCTATAGTAGGTAAATTAAGTGATAAGATTAGTAAGTTTTGGTTATTTACAGGTGGGTCTGTACTCTCAATTATCATAATATTAATTTATACTAATCTTGATGCTGTTCCTTTATGGCAAATCGTTGGGCTTACTATGATTATGTTTATGGGTATCATGAGCCGTATGGTTCCAGCAACAACTCTTAATACTGGTATTCCTGAAATGCAAGATCGTGGTGCTTATATGTCGATTACTTCTTCTATGCAACAAATTGCTGGTGGTATTGCAGCTGTTTGCGCCGGATTGATTGTACACCAAGAAACCAAGACTTCTCCATTAGAAAACTATGATATTCTAGGTTATGTTATTTCGGTTATATCTCTTTGTACTATATTCTTTGTTTGGAGGGTGAATAAATTGGTTAAATCTAAAGAGAAAGCTGCGGCTGTGGCTGTGAAAAGTGAAGTGTAG
- a CDS encoding YggS family pyridoxal phosphate-dependent enzyme produces the protein MKETIILNLKDVHQRIENACKLSGRDISDVQLLLATKTVPAEKIRIAIEAGETLIGENKMQELRDKDSELRTLNIERHFIGHLQSNKIKDVLKYVTCIQSLDRISLAEELHKQLQKQGRNLDVFVQVNTSYEESKFGLAPKEVIAFIKEIKKYDTLNVKGLMTIGLLDVQKEKMQPSLRLLREIRDEIYAEGIENQKKLLLSMGMSQDLELAIAEGSNMVRIGTSIFGNRFLGKDIWNENIAE, from the coding sequence ATGAAGGAGACGATTATTTTAAATTTGAAAGATGTTCATCAACGCATCGAAAATGCTTGTAAATTATCAGGCAGAGACATATCGGATGTGCAATTATTATTGGCAACCAAAACTGTTCCTGCAGAAAAAATACGCATCGCTATTGAAGCTGGCGAAACTTTGATTGGTGAGAATAAAATGCAAGAACTAAGAGATAAAGATTCCGAATTAAGAACATTAAATATCGAGCGCCATTTTATTGGGCACTTACAATCCAACAAAATAAAGGATGTTTTAAAATATGTTACATGCATTCAATCCCTAGACAGAATAAGTTTAGCTGAAGAACTTCACAAACAACTACAAAAACAAGGAAGAAATCTGGATGTCTTTGTACAAGTAAACACATCATACGAAGAAAGCAAATTTGGACTTGCACCAAAAGAGGTCATTGCATTTATTAAAGAAATAAAAAAGTACGATACACTAAATGTAAAAGGCTTAATGACAATTGGATTATTAGATGTACAAAAAGAAAAAATGCAACCTTCCCTAAGATTACTTCGAGAGATAAGAGATGAAATTTATGCTGAGGGAATAGAAAATCAGAAAAAACTACTGCTTTCTATGGGAATGTCACAAGATCTAGAACTAGCCATAGCCGAGGGTTCTAACATGGTGAGAATAGGCACATCCATCTTCGGAAACCGATTTTTAGGAAAAGACATATGGAATGAGAATATTGCAGAATAA
- the nadB gene encoding L-aspartate oxidase, which translates to MKKADILIIGSGIAGLFFAIKTAKKRPDLSITIMTKEKAQNSNTQMAQGGIAVVTDQIGDSFEQHIQDTIQSGGGLCDEEIVKMVINQAPERLKELIDIGVSFDKEKSGIWNLGLEGGHSQHRILHHKDVSGAEIEKKLIDNINQLSNITLLENHLVIDINTKKNKGNPYSTGAFYCDKINNRIKYIQAKTIVLSTGGCGQLFKNTTNPEIATGDGIAIASRAGALIKDIQYIQFHPTALYEGDKNPFFLISEAVRGFGAHIVNEDKKRFIFKYDTRGELATRDIVSQAISEELETSGKQHVYLDCRHLDFEAFYSHFPSITDYCQTIGLNPKIDLIPIVPVAHYQCGGINVNKNSETNIKNLYAIGECSRTGLHGKNRLASNSLLEALVFSHQASEHIESTIDDVSFSSKNLMLDFDEPLINMHSNNFVELKKELQTLMTTFYNNKDADFRKILDKIESMKMKTVTLLFEKQKITTQLVEFTNMITVAKIVIEDNMQQHFKKSPSY; encoded by the coding sequence ATGAAGAAAGCAGATATACTTATAATTGGTTCAGGAATAGCAGGTTTATTTTTTGCCATAAAAACAGCAAAAAAACGCCCCGATTTGTCTATCACAATAATGACAAAAGAAAAAGCTCAAAACTCCAATACGCAAATGGCACAAGGAGGCATTGCCGTAGTTACTGATCAAATTGGCGATAGTTTTGAACAACACATTCAAGATACCATACAATCTGGCGGAGGGCTTTGTGATGAAGAAATTGTAAAAATGGTAATCAATCAAGCACCAGAGCGATTAAAAGAGCTTATTGATATTGGTGTTTCTTTTGATAAAGAGAAATCAGGAATATGGAATTTAGGCTTAGAAGGTGGACATTCGCAACATCGAATCTTGCATCATAAAGATGTATCTGGAGCAGAAATTGAAAAGAAATTAATCGATAACATAAATCAACTCTCTAATATTACACTATTAGAAAACCATTTGGTTATTGATATAAATACTAAAAAAAACAAAGGCAATCCGTATAGTACAGGAGCTTTTTATTGTGACAAAATCAATAATCGAATAAAATACATACAAGCTAAAACTATAGTTTTGAGCACTGGAGGATGTGGACAGCTATTTAAGAATACTACAAATCCAGAAATTGCAACAGGAGATGGAATTGCAATAGCATCAAGGGCAGGCGCCTTAATAAAAGACATACAATACATCCAATTTCATCCCACAGCACTATATGAAGGAGATAAAAATCCATTCTTTTTAATTTCAGAAGCAGTAAGAGGTTTTGGAGCACATATCGTTAATGAAGACAAAAAACGTTTTATATTCAAATATGATACTCGTGGGGAATTAGCAACTAGAGATATTGTTTCACAAGCAATAAGCGAAGAACTAGAAACATCAGGAAAACAGCATGTTTATTTAGATTGTCGTCATTTGGATTTTGAAGCGTTTTATTCTCATTTTCCATCCATTACAGATTATTGTCAGACAATCGGATTAAACCCAAAAATAGACCTAATTCCTATTGTTCCAGTAGCACATTATCAATGTGGCGGTATCAATGTCAATAAAAATTCAGAAACAAACATAAAAAACCTGTATGCTATAGGCGAATGTTCCAGAACAGGATTACATGGCAAAAATAGGCTGGCTTCAAACTCATTATTAGAGGCTTTAGTCTTCTCACACCAAGCTTCAGAACATATTGAGAGTACTATCGATGACGTATCTTTTTCATCAAAAAACCTCATGTTAGATTTCGATGAGCCTTTAATTAATATGCACTCAAATAATTTTGTAGAACTTAAAAAAGAACTACAAACATTGATGACTACATTTTACAATAATAAAGATGCCGATTTTAGAAAAATACTAGACAAAATAGAATCGATGAAAATGAAAACTGTCACATTATTATTCGAAAAACAAAAGATTACAACACAGCTAGTGGAATTTACAAATATGATTACAGTAGCCAAAATTGTTATAGAAGACAATATGCAGCAGCATTTCAAAAAAAGTCCATCATATTAA
- a CDS encoding DsbA family oxidoreductase yields the protein MEIIETPKMKVEVWSDIMCPFCYIGKRNYETALTKFADNKDIEIVWKSFQLDPNIPEHFDKKENVYEYLANRKGMSYESSVKMHQNVVETAKNAGLEYNFDNAVVANSFNAHRMIQLAKTKGLGDQAEERLFYAYFTESKNFGDPQVLEELGKDIGLSAEDVKEALTDDQYAEKVKNDVQEAQQLGINGVPFFIFNRKYAINGAQSPDTFLQTLEKSFGEWRKDNPATNLDIINGQSCTPDGNCN from the coding sequence ATGGAAATAATAGAAACACCTAAAATGAAAGTAGAAGTTTGGAGCGATATCATGTGTCCGTTTTGCTACATTGGAAAACGAAATTACGAAACAGCACTTACCAAATTCGCCGATAATAAAGACATTGAAATTGTTTGGAAAAGCTTCCAACTAGACCCAAATATTCCTGAACATTTTGACAAAAAAGAAAATGTTTACGAATATCTAGCCAACAGAAAAGGAATGAGCTACGAAAGTTCAGTAAAAATGCATCAAAACGTAGTTGAAACTGCAAAAAATGCAGGATTAGAGTACAACTTTGATAATGCAGTTGTAGCCAATTCATTCAATGCACATCGAATGATACAACTAGCCAAAACAAAAGGCCTTGGTGACCAAGCAGAAGAACGTTTGTTTTATGCTTATTTCACCGAAAGTAAAAACTTTGGAGATCCACAAGTTTTAGAAGAACTTGGAAAAGACATTGGTTTATCAGCCGAAGATGTAAAAGAAGCTTTAACTGATGACCAATATGCAGAAAAAGTAAAAAATGATGTTCAAGAAGCACAACAACTTGGTATAAATGGAGTTCCATTTTTCATTTTCAATCGCAAGTATGCTATAAATGGGGCACAATCACCAGATACTTTTTTACAAACATTGGAAAAATCATTTGGAGAGTGGAGAAAAGATAATCCAGCTACAAATCTTGATATAATCAATGGGCAGTCTTGTACTCCAGACGGGAATTGCAACTAA
- a CDS encoding TetR/AcrR family transcriptional regulator encodes MRVRDIDKEKLVVVKAIELIVEYGFQGFSMNKLAKACNISVATLYIYYKDKDDLIKKIGAEIALEFFASTIDNFSPDMAFEEGLWIQWQNRAAFTFKHPKKVAFFEVIKQSPHADDILNSTTKFSDFRIIMKQFITNALQNKELIEMQFEVFWSIAYGPLYTLLNFHNEGKSLGGKPFKLTQEMMKEAFQASIRALKP; translated from the coding sequence ATGAGAGTAAGAGATATAGATAAAGAGAAGCTGGTTGTGGTTAAGGCAATTGAATTAATTGTTGAGTATGGTTTTCAAGGATTTAGCATGAATAAGCTAGCCAAAGCCTGTAATATTTCAGTAGCGACTCTCTATATTTATTACAAAGACAAAGATGATTTGATTAAGAAAATTGGAGCAGAGATAGCCTTAGAATTCTTTGCTTCTACAATAGATAATTTTTCTCCAGATATGGCTTTTGAAGAAGGATTATGGATACAATGGCAAAATCGTGCGGCATTTACGTTTAAGCACCCTAAAAAAGTTGCTTTTTTTGAAGTAATTAAGCAGTCCCCACACGCTGATGATATATTGAATTCTACAACCAAATTCTCTGATTTTAGGATAATCATGAAACAATTTATTACGAATGCATTACAAAATAAAGAACTGATTGAAATGCAATTTGAAGTTTTTTGGAGCATTGCCTACGGTCCTTTGTATACCTTACTAAATTTTCATAATGAAGGAAAAAGCTTGGGAGGGAAGCCTTTCAAACTTACTCAAGAAATGATGAAAGAAGCTTTTCAGGCCTCAATAAGAGCATTAAAACCATAA
- a CDS encoding metallophosphoesterase family protein, with amino-acid sequence MKNIAIISDIHGNLPALKTVLEDIKQRNVDQIYCLGDLVDFAPWHNEVIEQIKELEIPCLMGNHDERIAFDYEVTPLPKHNPEEREARTNGINYTKQSIKPENKEFLKTLPERFTLNFIVSGKNTKVLLVHASTRSNDEYIYENHDLADIQSMLAHEKADIIIMGHTHKPYVRHVEATENSPAGTLINCGSVGRSRENNPLATYLILHINGEEIVPEIIKLRYPIEEVIRAIEESPIPNFYSEFLKKDITV; translated from the coding sequence ATGAAGAACATAGCAATAATTAGTGATATACATGGCAATTTACCAGCACTAAAAACAGTTCTAGAAGATATAAAACAAAGAAATGTAGATCAAATATATTGCTTAGGGGATTTAGTCGATTTTGCACCTTGGCACAATGAAGTTATAGAACAAATTAAAGAATTAGAAATCCCTTGCTTAATGGGCAACCATGACGAGCGTATTGCTTTTGATTATGAAGTAACCCCATTACCAAAACACAATCCAGAGGAAAGAGAAGCGCGTACTAACGGGATAAATTATACAAAGCAAAGTATAAAACCTGAAAATAAAGAATTCTTAAAAACACTTCCCGAAAGGTTTACCCTAAACTTTATAGTTTCAGGGAAAAACACAAAAGTTCTATTAGTACACGCCAGCACCAGAAGCAACGATGAATATATTTACGAAAATCATGACCTAGCAGATATTCAATCGATGCTTGCTCATGAAAAAGCTGACATCATTATTATGGGACACACCCACAAACCATACGTAAGACATGTAGAAGCTACTGAAAATTCTCCCGCTGGAACCTTAATAAATTGTGGTTCTGTAGGTCGTTCCAGAGAAAACAATCCATTGGCAACATATTTAATATTACATATTAATGGAGAAGAAATTGTTCCTGAAATTATCAAACTAAGGTATCCGATAGAAGAAGTAATAAGAGCAATAGAAGAAAGTCCTATTCCGAATTTTTATTCTGAATTTCTAAAAAAAGACATAACAGTATAA
- a CDS encoding NADH:flavin oxidoreductase — MSTDSLFTPFKLKTLDLKNRIVMAPMTRSFSPNGVPTDDVANYYQKRAEGEVGLILSEGTVINRPSSSNDANIPHFYGDEALAGWKKVIDGVHTAGGKMGPQIWHMGIMDNHHSGWVPPVPFEGPSGLNRPGFSNGISMTTKDIEDTILAFGQAAADAKRLGFDCVEIHGAHDYLIDQFFWDATNHRTDAYGGKTLAERTRFAVEVIKEVRKQVGEDFAIIIRLSQFKPADYTYKLAKNALEMEAWLAPLVDAGVDILHCSQRRFWEPEFEGSDLNFAGWAKKITGKPTITVGSVGLSSDFFGAFAGESSQPTSLDELTRRMDRGDFDLVAVGRPILADPNWVAKIKHGKTEELKGFTKEALAQLVIE, encoded by the coding sequence ATGAGCACAGATAGTTTATTCACGCCTTTTAAATTAAAGACGTTAGATCTTAAAAATAGAATTGTAATGGCGCCTATGACGCGTTCATTTTCCCCTAATGGAGTTCCTACAGATGATGTAGCAAATTATTACCAAAAAAGAGCTGAAGGCGAAGTCGGTTTGATTTTATCAGAAGGAACTGTTATAAACAGACCTTCATCATCAAATGATGCTAATATACCTCACTTTTACGGGGATGAAGCACTAGCAGGATGGAAAAAAGTAATCGATGGGGTTCATACAGCTGGAGGAAAAATGGGACCACAAATTTGGCATATGGGTATCATGGACAATCACCACTCTGGATGGGTTCCACCAGTACCTTTTGAAGGACCATCAGGGTTAAATCGACCAGGTTTTAGTAATGGTATAAGTATGACAACCAAAGATATCGAAGATACAATCCTAGCTTTTGGACAAGCTGCTGCAGATGCCAAAAGATTAGGTTTTGACTGTGTTGAAATACATGGAGCACATGATTATCTTATAGACCAATTTTTCTGGGATGCTACAAATCACAGAACTGATGCTTACGGTGGTAAAACACTTGCAGAACGTACCCGTTTTGCTGTAGAAGTAATTAAAGAAGTAAGAAAACAAGTGGGAGAAGATTTTGCAATAATCATCAGACTTTCACAGTTTAAACCAGCAGATTATACCTATAAGTTAGCCAAAAATGCACTAGAAATGGAAGCTTGGCTTGCTCCACTAGTAGATGCTGGAGTAGACATCTTACATTGTTCACAACGTCGTTTCTGGGAACCAGAATTTGAAGGCAGCGACTTAAACTTTGCTGGATGGGCTAAAAAAATTACAGGTAAACCAACAATTACAGTAGGTTCAGTAGGACTTTCAAGTGATTTCTTTGGTGCATTTGCTGGCGAAAGTTCACAACCAACATCTTTAGACGAATTAACAAGACGTATGGATAGAGGTGATTTTGATCTTGTAGCAGTTGGAAGACCAATACTAGCTGATCCAAATTGGGTTGCTAAAATAAAACATGGAAAGACAGAAGAACTAAAAGGCTTTACAAAAGAAGCTTTAGCACAATTAGTTATTGAATAA
- a CDS encoding AAA family ATPase, which yields MNLYELTVNDTEKIALNDLFFSEENKAALSQTIKEHQYLDELKKYNLKVDNKILLYGHSGCGKTTTAKAIATALNKNIVIINLSTLINARIGETSRNVKAIFDKAIRERAVLFLDEFDQIGKSRESDDKDVGEMRRLVNTIIQLIDYFPEDSLLICATNHYNIIDTALLRRFQIRLKFEMPDDKELDTYYDKLLATFPIHLQDIPRRYKISYAETKDYIHTTMKKQIIEELELQK from the coding sequence ATGAATCTATACGAACTTACCGTAAACGATACCGAAAAAATAGCCTTGAATGATTTGTTTTTCAGTGAAGAAAATAAAGCTGCATTGTCGCAAACCATAAAAGAACATCAATATCTTGACGAATTAAAAAAATACAATCTTAAAGTAGATAATAAGATATTATTATACGGACATTCGGGTTGTGGAAAAACAACCACAGCCAAAGCCATAGCAACTGCATTGAATAAAAATATTGTGATAATAAATCTTAGCACATTAATCAATGCTAGAATCGGAGAAACTTCCAGAAATGTAAAGGCAATATTTGATAAAGCGATTAGAGAAAGGGCAGTTTTGTTCTTAGATGAGTTTGATCAAATTGGAAAAAGTCGTGAAAGCGATGATAAAGACGTAGGCGAAATGCGCAGACTCGTAAACACAATCATACAATTAATAGATTATTTTCCAGAAGACAGCCTGCTGATATGCGCAACAAACCACTATAATATTATAGATACCGCACTATTGAGAAGGTTTCAAATACGATTAAAATTTGAAATGCCTGATGATAAAGAATTAGATACATACTACGATAAATTATTAGCAACATTCCCAATACATCTGCAAGATATTCCACGCAGGTATAAAATTTCATATGCCGAAACCAAAGATTACATTCATACAACAATGAAAAAACAAATCATCGAAGAACTGGAACTTCAAAAGTAA
- a CDS encoding MCP four helix bundle domain-containing protein → MMGLKNSSKKTKAAFILAIVMLIIILSTFNTLRNAETTNENINAIYKDRLVVSTYIFHYANELNLVKASAVKNNNDTEKADAIITSIHNIKAINLLYHKTVLTPKEKEDFGVFIAICDKINKQAQKKQWQEVEKLADQALVTLESLSKIQVDEAKLQLENANKTYNQYNMLAQLEIALLIVLGIAIIYLLLTKRHKRVIKIPEGPSLN, encoded by the coding sequence ATGATGGGTTTAAAAAACAGTAGTAAAAAAACAAAAGCCGCATTTATACTGGCAATTGTAATGTTAATTATAATACTAAGTACCTTTAACACACTACGAAACGCCGAAACCACCAACGAAAACATCAATGCAATTTATAAAGATCGTTTAGTAGTTTCGACCTATATTTTTCATTATGCTAATGAATTAAACCTTGTAAAAGCAAGTGCTGTCAAAAACAATAATGACACCGAAAAAGCCGATGCAATTATTACATCTATTCATAATATAAAGGCAATAAACTTATTATACCATAAAACAGTTTTAACTCCCAAAGAGAAAGAAGATTTTGGAGTTTTTATTGCTATCTGTGACAAAATAAACAAGCAAGCACAAAAAAAGCAATGGCAAGAAGTTGAAAAACTGGCAGATCAAGCATTAGTTACTTTAGAATCCCTTTCTAAAATTCAGGTAGACGAAGCCAAATTACAATTAGAAAATGCTAATAAAACATATAATCAGTACAATATGCTGGCACAACTAGAAATTGCCCTTTTAATAGTTTTGGGTATTGCCATAATCTATTTGTTACTAACCAAAAGACACAAACGCGTCATTAAAATTCCCGAAGGACCTAGTCTTAATTAG